The proteins below come from a single Branchiostoma floridae strain S238N-H82 chromosome 5, Bfl_VNyyK, whole genome shotgun sequence genomic window:
- the LOC118415525 gene encoding uncharacterized protein LOC118415525 isoform X2, with product MLSAMFFLLVFLLTSGAECRSLFSDGRGRVYPSARQSVKSTTTTEPPIVPTTTTIITTAVFTTETNTATHPTIFLCSEYDAHCVDPTPFHGWVYYYDYPSGCHFAPCPNGPNCWAWDMSIIPSGSAVEVGGAMCKCRVGYLYSHYADCRWGVISG from the exons ATGCTATCTGCCATGTTTTTCCTCCTGGTGTTTCTCCTGACCAGCGGGGCCGAATGCAGGAGTCTGTTCTCAGACGGACGCGGACGGGTGTATCCTTCAG CAAGGCAGTCAGTGAAGAGCACCACCACAACCGAACCCCCCATCGtgcccaccaccaccaccatcatcaccacCGCCGTGTTCACCACAGAGACCAACACCGCCACACACCCAACGATATTCTTGTGCTCAGAATATGATGCACATTGCGTGGACCCGACCCCCTTCCACGGTTGGGTCTACTACTACGACTACCCGAGCGGCTGTCACTTTGCTCCCTGTCCAAATG GACCTAACTGTTGGGCCTGGGACATGTCCATTATCCCTTCAGGAAGCGCTGTTGAGGTGGGCGGTGCCATGTGTAAGTGCCGAGTAGGGTACCTATACTCACATTACGCAGACTGCAGATGGGGCGTCATCTCCGGCTGA
- the LOC118415523 gene encoding mucin-2-like encodes MLPAMFFLLVFLLTSGAEGRSLTDRPFSDSRGRVYPSARTTVTTIPWTTTTPHLPCWAYLKFTCPDLDCQGHGSVPHDYANCVCGFCLCPTADNYRPWSCESPTTIPTTIPTTQTTTAPTTTTTPWTTTRPCWAYLKFTCPDLDCQGHGSVPHDYANCVCGFCLCPTADNYRPWSCDPPTTIPTTIPTTPVPFISTTTPQTTTPWTTTRPCWAYLKFTCPNLDCQGHGSVPHDYANCVCGYCQCPTADNYRPWSCDPPTTIPTTIPTTVTTTTLVPPTTTTSHNCWHYGWKFTCVHKPCVDGTPDDYANCRCGECPNGHNCYAWDGTIIPAHGPVDVDGVTCQCRNSGFSHYADCDLGAITG; translated from the exons ATGCTACCCGCCATGTTCTTCCTCCTGGTGTTTCTCCTGACCAGCGGGGCTGAAGGCAGGAGCCTGACGGACCGTCCGTTCTCAGACAGCCGCGGACGGGTGTATCCTTCAG CAAGGACCACAGTGACAACTATCCCATGGACAACAACCACGCCCCACCTCCCGTGCTGGGCCTACCTAAAGTTCACCTGCCCTGACCTCGACTGTCAGGGTCATGGTTCCGTACCTCACGACTACGCCAACTGCGTGTGCGGCTTCTGCCTCTGCCCTACAGCGGATAACTACCGGCCTTGGTCATGTGAGAGTCCTACCACCATCCCGACAACCATACCCACAACCCAAACCACAACCGCCCCCACCACCACAACCACCCCATGGACAACCACGCGACCATGCTGGGCCTACCTAAAGTTCACCTGCCCTGACCTCGACTGTCAGGGTCATGGTTCCGTACCTCACGACTACGCCAACTGCGTGTGCGGCTTCTGCCTCTGCCCTACAGCGGATAACTACCGACCGTGGTCATGTGATCCTCCTACCACCATCCCGACAACCATACCCACAACCCCGGTCCCATTCATCAGCACCACCACACCCCAGACAACCACTCCATGGACAACCACGCGACCATGCTGGGCCTACCTAAAGTTCACCTGTCCTAATCTAGACTGTCAGGGTCATGGTTCCGTACCTCACGACTACGCCAACTGCGTGTGCGGTTACTGCCAGTGCCCTACAGCGGACAACTACCGGCCTTGGTCATGTGATCCTCCTACCACCATCCCGACAACCATACCCACAACCGTAACCACAACTACCCTAGTCCCTCCTACCACCACCACCAGTCACAATTGTTGGCACTACGGCTGGAAGTTTACCTGTGTCCACAAGCCTTGTGTGGACGGGACACCTGACGACTACGCCAACTGTAGATGTGGGGAGTGTCCAAATG GTCACAACTGTTACGCCTGGGACGGCACCATTATCCCTGCACATGGGCCCGTTGATGTGGACGGCGTGACTTGTCAGTGTCGCAACTCCGGATTCTCGCATTATGCCGACTGTGACCTGGGCGCCATCACTGGCTGA
- the LOC118415521 gene encoding fibropellin-1-like: MWTFLLLFATVITLPASSRGEKEYLTTVDPWAFYKVSVVGSMTNTNVKNTCDALGMSYPCYLSGTASCTHFWTSGCIVYDDASVSCDTFVVLSEKVCGYSDGWGSRCRRLDDTFVYIPNWQNDDSAYGVGYYSNSWGLHGANYTDKYALCADVDECISAPCQNGAVCQDEVNTFTCQCTPGYTGTFCESEIDECVSNPCVHGSCDDHLNHYSCTCDAGWAGVDCDEEIDECGGVICQNGGVCHDQLNNYACQCAPGFIGTHCEYEINECHSSPCVNALGCVDGVNNYTCQCKTGWTGHRCDSNIDDCASNPCWYGGTCVDEVNGYSCVCPKDVVGRKCETVSFPGGCYQFSPDAVSHADAVRACSAKNGHLADVKDSHQHSAIANGITATTGVSNWLGLKFLPAILAYSDGSIASAPVQWSSSEPAAPCDLCVFLDSSDSYLAKTAPCTERHSYVCQADFKLCDSNVCQNGGNCTSCFDESNTFCECPAGFEGKFCEINIDECASNPCQHGGTCLDLVDSYSCRCSTGFNGDNCESDIDWCSLVTCPLDWTCQNEITHFICLAPIVRMREPYLCSSASCPSGMHCKEDGGWSFSCWAN; this comes from the exons ATGTGGACGTTTCTGCTCTTGTTCGCGACTGTGATCACCTTGCCGGCTTCATCACGAG GTGAGAAGGAGTATCTGACAACAGTCGACCCCTGGGCCTTTTATAAAGTTTCTGTCGTAGGATCGATGACGAATACCAACGTCAAAAACACGTGTGATGCGTTGGGGATGAGTTATCCGTGCTACCTCTCTGGCACTGCCTCGTGTACCCACTTCTGGACTTCAGGCTGCATCGTTTATGACGATGCCAGTGTCAGCTGCGATACTTTCGTCGTCCTCTCGGAAAAGGTGTGCGGATATTCTGACGGGTGGGGTAGTAGATGTCGTCGCCTTGATGACACCTTTGTGTACATCCCGAACTGGCAGAACGATGACAGCGCCTACGGTGTAGGCTACTACTCGAACAGCTGGGGTCTGCACGGGGCAAACTACACCGACAAGTACGCCCTTTGTGCAG ATGTTGACGAGTGTATCAGCGCTCCCTGTCAGAACGGAGCTGTATGCCAGGACGAGGTGAATACCTTTACCTGTCAGTGCACACCTGGTTATACTGGAACGTTTTGTGAGTCAG AGATCGATGAATGCGTGTCAAACCCATGTGTCCATGGCAGCTGTGACGACCACTTGAACCATTACTCCTGTACGTGTGACGCAGGTTGGGCTGGGGTCGACTGCGACGAAG AAATCGATGAATGTGGTGGCGTTATCTGTCAGAATGGAGGAGTATGCCATGACCAGCTGAACAACTACGCTTGTCAGTGTGCTCCTGGTTTCATCGGAACGCACTGTGAATACG AGATCAACGAATGCCACAGCTCCCCTTGCGTGAATGCCCTGGGCTGTGTTGACGGGGTGAACAACTACACCTGTCAGTGTAAGACTGGCTGGACGGGGCACAGATGTGACTCAA ATATTGACGACTGTGCCAGCAATCCGTGTTGGTACGGAGGGACGTGCGTGGATGAGGTCAACGGCTACAGCTGCGTCTGTCCGAAAGATGTTGTTGGGAGAAAGTGTGAAACCG TTTCCTTCCCTGGAGGTTGCTACCAGTTCTCGCCCGACGCCGTCTCCCACGCTGACGCTGTGCGAGCCTGCAGTGCCAAGAACGGCCACTTGGCGGATGTGAAGGACAGCCACCAGCACAGCGCCATCGCCAACGGCATCACGGCTACCACTGGCGTCTCCAACTGGCTCGGATTGAAGTTCTTACCCGCAATTCTCGCGTACAGCGATGGCTCCATTGCTTCAG CCCCGGTACAGTGGTCCTCGAGCGAACCTGCCGCTCCCTGTGACCTGTGTGTTTTCTTGGACAGCTCTGACAGCTATCTGGCAAAGACAGCACCGTGCACGGAACGGCACAGCTACGTCTGCCAGGCTG ACTTCAAGCTCTGTGATTCAAACGTCTGTCAGAATGGCGGTAACTGCACTTCCTGCTTCGACGAGTCCAACACCTTCTGTGAGTGTCCCGCTGGATTCGAGGGGAAGTTCTGCGAGATTA acattgatgagtgTGCGTCCAATCCCTGCCAACACGGGGGAACCTGCCTTGATCTCGTCGACTCTTACAGTTGCCGCTGCTCGACTGGTTTCAACGGAGACAACTGTGAATCAG ACATTGACTGGTGCTCTCTGGTGACCTGTCCGTTGGACTGGACCTGCCAAAATGAGATCACCCACTTCATCTGCCTGG CGCCAATCGTCCGGATGCGGGAGCCCTATCtgtgcagcagcgcctcctgtccAAGTGGCATGCACTGCAAGGAGGATGGTGGCTGGTCGTTTTCGTGCTGGGCTAACTAA
- the LOC118415525 gene encoding uncharacterized protein LOC118415525 isoform X1, whose amino-acid sequence MVPAIIFPLVFYLASAAEDHVATLAPKTLPTLTPFTTMTMPYPTTTTATMTTTLYPCTCCRKEQRCTFTTTTRPLPCLLRGRSTCLDPPCVDQTSYNSYTCSCGTCPTGPNCYAWDRTIIPAGEAVEVNGAVCECRWKRWGDRFSPYADCRWGVISG is encoded by the exons ATGGTACCCGCCATTATCTTTCCTCTTGTGTTTTACCTGGCCAGCGCTGCCGAAG ATCATGTGGCCACCTTAGCACCGAAAACCTTGCCGACTTTAACACCCTTCACCACCATGACCATGCCCTaccccaccaccaccacggCCACCATGACCACCACCCTTTACCCCTGTACGTGCTGTAGGAAAGAGCAGAGGTGCACCTTTACTACAACAACCAGACCTCTGCCATGTTTGCTCCGCGGGAGATCGACCTGTTTAGACCCGCCGTGCGTGGACCAGACATCGTACAACAGCTACACCTGCTCCTGTGGAACATGTCCAACCG GACCTAACTGTTACGCTTGGGACCGAACCATTATCCCTGCAGGGGAGGCTGTGGAGGTGAACGGCGCCGTGTGTGAGTGCCGCTGGAAGAGATGGGGAGACAGATTCTCTCCGTATGCAGACTGCCGATGGGGCGTCATCTCTGGCTGA